The region ATAACAGGAAATATGAAGTAACTGTTTCGACCAGCCAGGAAGTTAAAAATGTAAATATTAAAACCAAAAACGGCGTTGCCCTTTTCTCCTGGGCCAATGCGAATATAGGTGCGAGCCAGAATGTACCTACCCAGGGAAAGAGCTTTTCAATGGAAGCAAAAAAGAAATATTCTTTCATTGTAGCTGGTGAAGCTAATCTTAAACCAAAGGATATCAACATCATTGACCAGAAAAAAGGATACAGCCATGCCATCTATCTGATGTCAATCTTTTTATCATTGTTTCTGATGCTGACTTTCGCCGGCACCAAAGAACGCGTTCAGCCGCCAAAGGCTCAAAAGACAAATCTGGGCAAGGATTTGAAAGATTTAATAACCAACAGGCCCTGGTTGGTTTTGCTGGCCATTGGTCTGCTGTTTAATGTCTATAATTCCATCAAGCAAGGAATCATTGTTATTTATTTCTCGCATTATATCCACAACCAATTGTTGGCTGCCTCCTATATGATCGGATTGATGCTGGCTTCCATTGCTGGTGCCATGGTGACATCCCCCCTGGGCAAGCGTTTTGGCAAAAGGAATTTGTTCATTTATGCCCTGATTTTCTCCGGAGTTGTCAATGCTTTAATTGCTTTTTGCGGACCGGCGGATATAAAAACCATATTTGCCATTGGCATTACCTCTGAATTCGGTGCTGCCATATTCCCGACCCTCTTTTTTGCCATGTTGGGCGATGCTGCCGATTATTCCGAGTACAAGAATGGCCGAAGGGCTACCGGACTTGTATACTCGGCCGGTTCTTTTGCAACCAAATTCGGTGGCGGCGTTGCTGGTGCCATTATTGGCTTTGTTCTGGCTGCCTTTCATTACAACGGACAGGATACTGTTGCCATTCAGGGCGCAGTTCCGGGTATCATCATGCTGATGAGCTGGATTCCGACTATTATTGCTCTGATTGCTGCCGCTGTGATGACTGTCTATCCTTTAAATCAAAAGAAGATGGATGCAATTACCATTGAACTTAATGAAAGAAGG is a window of Bacteroidota bacterium DNA encoding:
- a CDS encoding MFS transporter, translating into MEKLKLQEKIGYALGDGAANIAWRGVATFLFVFYTDVFGLNPAAVGLLMLIARMSDGIIDVIMGIICDRTNSKYGKFRPWILWTAIPLGVTLSLLFTTPHFGPSGKIIYAYATYLIFFFIYTANNIPYGALMAVMTGDDKERTSLGSYRMVGAFTGGMLVQGALLFLVAHYGNIDPSISLNKMDNRKYEVTVSTSQEVKNVNIKTKNGVALFSWANANIGASQNVPTQGKSFSMEAKKKYSFIVAGEANLKPKDINIIDQKKGYSHAIYLMSIFLSLFLMLTFAGTKERVQPPKAQKTNLGKDLKDLITNRPWLVLLAIGLLFNVYNSIKQGIIVIYFSHYIHNQLLAASYMIGLMLASIAGAMVTSPLGKRFGKRNLFIYALIFSGVVNALIAFCGPADIKTIFAIGITSEFGAAIFPTLFFAMLGDAADYSEYKNGRRATGLVYSAGSFATKFGGGVAGAIIGFVLAAFHYNGQDTVAIQGAVPGIIMLMSWIPTIIALIAAAVMTVYPLNQKKMDAITIELNERRASELANPVI